One Microcaecilia unicolor chromosome 8, aMicUni1.1, whole genome shotgun sequence DNA window includes the following coding sequences:
- the SALL4 gene encoding sal-like protein 4 isoform X2, producing MSRRKQANPQHINSEEPLLDASGGPVDCLGNGHCGVSSKRCRTEETNVCEKCCAEFFDPSEFLAHKKNCTKTPPVLIMSDGEGRMPPEEYSHVSPQSLPSNQTDTQSAKDTQSKSCAGSTLKMEVAKAEAVSEQTACQKTATLPTPAAPGVSYVPKPKVPDTNVTLQTIQSTKVAVNQHLSDSVSASATGLGAIPMILEQLVCLQQQQLQQIQLTEQIRIQIAMMAPHALHPTIAAATDPLKALGTHLSQQLSAAVALIGQKAGSQSLSLESLKQGKLPHPTIGIPTVSTMPVGLSSSLLKPEASRGIPNSVSRFPNPLLPQSPGSVIFQNPISAMPLSPAMDPSKKGKGKPPNVILPDSKPSTEEPFFKHKCKFCGKVFGNDSALQIHLRSHTGERPYKCNICGNRFTTKGNLKVHFQRHKDKYPHIRMNPYPVPEHLDNIPTTSGIPYGMSVPLDESNVIVDTKPPVVAALPTTAILNLSTISSLKDPLSGTASSNGQPRPASGSESGSLNIACHESATKQTSSLPQTGSVGIGGTGGQRSETSKLQQLVENIDKSAADPNECVVCHRVLSCQSSLKMHYRTHTGERPFKCKICGRAFSTKGNLKTHYGVHQANTPLKMQHSCPICQKKFTNAVVLQQHIRMHMGGQIPNTPLPETICEKADVEPSVADEKKSLNNSFTDENIEDIDMEVDSESQEAPSGSSKPPTPHSEVQLESSPVVLSGVATLEHQMKLANPLNLHRQSSMKSSETGSTESDGMTNDSSSVAGDQEYQNGRSPAASESTSFQALSPTNSQAESIPSKSPGFSCQDDVVGLSIKTECCENIFMDPDTDGALDLTSGNFGRKIIKEEPGLHFTNGDYGRSSIPASFVRGPPTLIKVEVSAERPMGSAHFIGPSAASSGMTSLLVPPRRTAKQHICHTCGKNFSSASALQIHERTHTGEKPFACTICGRAFTTKGNLKETGECWERTLVCGRH from the exons gtggccCTGTGGATTGCCTTGGTAATGGACATTGTGGAGTGAGTTCAAAGAGATGCAGGACGGAGGAGACCAATGTCTGTGAGAAATGCTGTGCGGAGTTTTTTGATCCTTCAGAATTTCTTGCACATAAGAAAAATTGCACTAAAACGCCACCCGTCCTAATCATGAGTGACGGTGAAGGAAGGATGCCCCCTGAGGAGTACTCGCACGTTTCCCCTCAAAGTCTTCCAAGCAATCAAACAGATACCCAGAGTGCCAAAGACACCCAGTCAAAGAGTTGCGCCGGTTCCACATTAAAAATGGAAGTGGCAAAAGCTGAGGCTGTATCGGAACAGACAGCATGCCAGAAAACAGCCACCCTGCCAACCCCTGCGGCCCCAGGGGTAAGCTATGTACCAAAACCCAAAGTACCAGACACTAATGTGACTTTACAGACTATACAAAGCACTAAAGTAGCTGTGAATCAACATTTGTCTGACAGTGTCTCAGCATCGGCAACTGGCCTTGGTGCTATTCCTATGATCCTTGAACAGCTTGTCTGTCTGCAGCAGCAACAGCTTCAGCAAATTCAGCTCACGGAGCAAATTCGAATCCAGATAGCCATGATGGCGCCTCATGCCTTGCACCCGACCATTGCAGCTGCCACGGATCCATTAAAAGCTTTGGGTACTCACTTATCTCAGCAGCTCTCTGCAGCAGTTGCTTTAATTGGTCAGAAAGCTGGAAGCCAAAGTCTGTCACTGGAGTCCTTAAAACAAGGAAAGCTACCTCATCCTACCATTGGCATTCCAACTGTTAGTACCATGCCTGTTGGTCTTTCTTCCTCTTTGCTGAAGCCAGAAGCAAGCCGAGGTATCCCAAACTCTGTCTCTAGATTTCCAAACCCATTGCTACCTCAATCGCCAGGCTCTGTTATCTTCCAGAACCCAATTTCCGCAATGCCCCTGTCGCCAGCAATGGACCCCTCGAAAAAAGGGAAAGGCAAGCCTCCCAACGTTATTCTACCTGACAGTAAACCCAGCACAGAGGAGCCATTTTTCAAACATAAATGCAAGTTTTGTGGAAAAGTGTTTGGCAATGATAGTGCTCTACAAATACACCTTCGTTCTCATACCGGAGAGAGGCCATACAAGTGTAACATTTGTGGTAACCGGTTTACAACAAAAGGGAACCTCAAAGTGCATTTCCAACGTCATAAAGACAAGTACCCTCACATTAGAATGAATCCTTATCCTGTACCTGAGCATCTAGATAACATTCCCACCACTAGTGGCATCCCATACGGTATGTCTGTGCCATTAGATGAGTCAAACGTAATTGTGGACACCAAGCCGCCGGTTGTGGCAGCCCTGCCTAccacagccattttgaatctgtctACTATATCAAGCCTCAAGGATCCCCTCAGTGGCACAGCATCAAGTAATGGTCAGCCACGACCAGCTTCAGGAAGTGAAAGTGGATCATTAAATATAGCCTGTCATGAATCTGCAACCAAGCAAACTTCCAGTTTGCCACAAACCGGTAGTGTTGGCATAGGTGGAACAGGTGGGCAGAGGTCGGAGACGTCTAAGCTCCAGCAACTTGTTGAAAATATTGACAAATCTGCCGCCGATCCCAATGAGTGTGTGGTCTGCCATAGAGTGCTCAGCTGCCAGAGTTCACTAAAAATGCATTACCGCACTCACACTGGAGAAAGGCCCTTCAAGTGTAAAATCTGTGGCCGTGCTTTCTCAACAAAAGGTAACCTTAAGACTCACTATGGTGTTCACCAGGCAAATACGCCATTAAAGATGCAGCATTCTTGCCCCATTTGCCAGAAGAAGTTCACAAATGCAGTTGTACTACAGCAGCATATCCGTATGCACATGGGTGGACAGATCCCCAATACACCTCTACCAGAAACGATTTGTGAGAAAGCAGATGTTGAGCCTTCGGTAGCTGATGAGAAGAAGAGCCTGAATAATAGTTTCACAGATGAGAACATTGAAGACATAGATATGGAAGTGGATTCAGAATCTCAGGAAGCACCAAGTGGCTCTTCCAAACCACCTACTCCCCATAGCGAGGTTCAGTTAGAATCTTCACCTGTGGTTCTCTCCGGTGTTGCAACTCTAGAACATCAAATGAAGTTGGCAAATCCTCTGAACTTGCATAGACAAAGCAGCATGAAGTCCAGTGAGACCGGCTCTACAGAAAGCGATGGTATGACCAATGATTCATCATCTGTGGCTGGAGATCAAGAGTATCAAAATGGCAGGAGTCCAGCAGCCTCTGAGTCTACCTCTTTTCAGGCCTTATCACCAACTAACAGTCAAGCTGAAAGCATTCCATCCAAGTCTCCAGGGTTCAGTTGTCAAGATGACGTTGTTGGATTATCCATCAAAACAGAGTGTTGTGAAAATATCTTCATGGACCCAGACACTGATGGTGCTCTGGATCTAACTTCAGGAAATTTTGGTAGAAAGATCATCAAAGAAGAACCAGGCCTTCATTTTACAAATGGAGATTATG GTAGGAGCAGTATCCCAGCCTCTTTTGTCAGAGGTCCACCAACGCTCATAAAAGTAGAAGTGTCTGCAGAGCGTCCCATGGGCTCGGCACACTTCATTGGTCCGTCGGCTGCATCATCTGGGATGACGTCCCTTTTGGTACCTCCCCGTCGTACCGCAAAGCAGCACATCTGTCACACGTGTGGGAAGAATTTTTCCTCTGCAAGTGCCCTTCAGATCCATGAAAGAACACACACTGGTGAAAAGCCATTTGCTTGCACGATATGTGGGAGGGCATTTACAACGAAAGGGAACCTAAAG GAAACTGGGGAATGCTGGGAAAGAACTCTGGTTTGTGGCAGACACTGA
- the SALL4 gene encoding sal-like protein 4 isoform X1, with the protein MSRRKQANPQHINSEEPLLDASGGPVDCLGNGHCGVSSKRCRTEETNVCEKCCAEFFDPSEFLAHKKNCTKTPPVLIMSDGEGRMPPEEYSHVSPQSLPSNQTDTQSAKDTQSKSCAGSTLKMEVAKAEAVSEQTACQKTATLPTPAAPGVSYVPKPKVPDTNVTLQTIQSTKVAVNQHLSDSVSASATGLGAIPMILEQLVCLQQQQLQQIQLTEQIRIQIAMMAPHALHPTIAAATDPLKALGTHLSQQLSAAVALIGQKAGSQSLSLESLKQGKLPHPTIGIPTVSTMPVGLSSSLLKPEASRGIPNSVSRFPNPLLPQSPGSVIFQNPISAMPLSPAMDPSKKGKGKPPNVILPDSKPSTEEPFFKHKCKFCGKVFGNDSALQIHLRSHTGERPYKCNICGNRFTTKGNLKVHFQRHKDKYPHIRMNPYPVPEHLDNIPTTSGIPYGMSVPLDESNVIVDTKPPVVAALPTTAILNLSTISSLKDPLSGTASSNGQPRPASGSESGSLNIACHESATKQTSSLPQTGSVGIGGTGGQRSETSKLQQLVENIDKSAADPNECVVCHRVLSCQSSLKMHYRTHTGERPFKCKICGRAFSTKGNLKTHYGVHQANTPLKMQHSCPICQKKFTNAVVLQQHIRMHMGGQIPNTPLPETICEKADVEPSVADEKKSLNNSFTDENIEDIDMEVDSESQEAPSGSSKPPTPHSEVQLESSPVVLSGVATLEHQMKLANPLNLHRQSSMKSSETGSTESDGMTNDSSSVAGDQEYQNGRSPAASESTSFQALSPTNSQAESIPSKSPGFSCQDDVVGLSIKTECCENIFMDPDTDGALDLTSGNFGRKIIKEEPGLHFTNGDYGRSSIPASFVRGPPTLIKVEVSAERPMGSAHFIGPSAASSGMTSLLVPPRRTAKQHICHTCGKNFSSASALQIHERTHTGEKPFACTICGRAFTTKGNLKVHVGTHMWNNSARRGRRLSIDGPIALLGSDSKKPPDMFPKDMVPPPVNMDPTVWNQYAAVLSNGLAMKTNEISVIQSGGIPPLPVSIGGGSLVSTGPVSKLDGSQSGISQAISEMENPGTENAPKHQFPHYMEEKNIAVN; encoded by the exons gtggccCTGTGGATTGCCTTGGTAATGGACATTGTGGAGTGAGTTCAAAGAGATGCAGGACGGAGGAGACCAATGTCTGTGAGAAATGCTGTGCGGAGTTTTTTGATCCTTCAGAATTTCTTGCACATAAGAAAAATTGCACTAAAACGCCACCCGTCCTAATCATGAGTGACGGTGAAGGAAGGATGCCCCCTGAGGAGTACTCGCACGTTTCCCCTCAAAGTCTTCCAAGCAATCAAACAGATACCCAGAGTGCCAAAGACACCCAGTCAAAGAGTTGCGCCGGTTCCACATTAAAAATGGAAGTGGCAAAAGCTGAGGCTGTATCGGAACAGACAGCATGCCAGAAAACAGCCACCCTGCCAACCCCTGCGGCCCCAGGGGTAAGCTATGTACCAAAACCCAAAGTACCAGACACTAATGTGACTTTACAGACTATACAAAGCACTAAAGTAGCTGTGAATCAACATTTGTCTGACAGTGTCTCAGCATCGGCAACTGGCCTTGGTGCTATTCCTATGATCCTTGAACAGCTTGTCTGTCTGCAGCAGCAACAGCTTCAGCAAATTCAGCTCACGGAGCAAATTCGAATCCAGATAGCCATGATGGCGCCTCATGCCTTGCACCCGACCATTGCAGCTGCCACGGATCCATTAAAAGCTTTGGGTACTCACTTATCTCAGCAGCTCTCTGCAGCAGTTGCTTTAATTGGTCAGAAAGCTGGAAGCCAAAGTCTGTCACTGGAGTCCTTAAAACAAGGAAAGCTACCTCATCCTACCATTGGCATTCCAACTGTTAGTACCATGCCTGTTGGTCTTTCTTCCTCTTTGCTGAAGCCAGAAGCAAGCCGAGGTATCCCAAACTCTGTCTCTAGATTTCCAAACCCATTGCTACCTCAATCGCCAGGCTCTGTTATCTTCCAGAACCCAATTTCCGCAATGCCCCTGTCGCCAGCAATGGACCCCTCGAAAAAAGGGAAAGGCAAGCCTCCCAACGTTATTCTACCTGACAGTAAACCCAGCACAGAGGAGCCATTTTTCAAACATAAATGCAAGTTTTGTGGAAAAGTGTTTGGCAATGATAGTGCTCTACAAATACACCTTCGTTCTCATACCGGAGAGAGGCCATACAAGTGTAACATTTGTGGTAACCGGTTTACAACAAAAGGGAACCTCAAAGTGCATTTCCAACGTCATAAAGACAAGTACCCTCACATTAGAATGAATCCTTATCCTGTACCTGAGCATCTAGATAACATTCCCACCACTAGTGGCATCCCATACGGTATGTCTGTGCCATTAGATGAGTCAAACGTAATTGTGGACACCAAGCCGCCGGTTGTGGCAGCCCTGCCTAccacagccattttgaatctgtctACTATATCAAGCCTCAAGGATCCCCTCAGTGGCACAGCATCAAGTAATGGTCAGCCACGACCAGCTTCAGGAAGTGAAAGTGGATCATTAAATATAGCCTGTCATGAATCTGCAACCAAGCAAACTTCCAGTTTGCCACAAACCGGTAGTGTTGGCATAGGTGGAACAGGTGGGCAGAGGTCGGAGACGTCTAAGCTCCAGCAACTTGTTGAAAATATTGACAAATCTGCCGCCGATCCCAATGAGTGTGTGGTCTGCCATAGAGTGCTCAGCTGCCAGAGTTCACTAAAAATGCATTACCGCACTCACACTGGAGAAAGGCCCTTCAAGTGTAAAATCTGTGGCCGTGCTTTCTCAACAAAAGGTAACCTTAAGACTCACTATGGTGTTCACCAGGCAAATACGCCATTAAAGATGCAGCATTCTTGCCCCATTTGCCAGAAGAAGTTCACAAATGCAGTTGTACTACAGCAGCATATCCGTATGCACATGGGTGGACAGATCCCCAATACACCTCTACCAGAAACGATTTGTGAGAAAGCAGATGTTGAGCCTTCGGTAGCTGATGAGAAGAAGAGCCTGAATAATAGTTTCACAGATGAGAACATTGAAGACATAGATATGGAAGTGGATTCAGAATCTCAGGAAGCACCAAGTGGCTCTTCCAAACCACCTACTCCCCATAGCGAGGTTCAGTTAGAATCTTCACCTGTGGTTCTCTCCGGTGTTGCAACTCTAGAACATCAAATGAAGTTGGCAAATCCTCTGAACTTGCATAGACAAAGCAGCATGAAGTCCAGTGAGACCGGCTCTACAGAAAGCGATGGTATGACCAATGATTCATCATCTGTGGCTGGAGATCAAGAGTATCAAAATGGCAGGAGTCCAGCAGCCTCTGAGTCTACCTCTTTTCAGGCCTTATCACCAACTAACAGTCAAGCTGAAAGCATTCCATCCAAGTCTCCAGGGTTCAGTTGTCAAGATGACGTTGTTGGATTATCCATCAAAACAGAGTGTTGTGAAAATATCTTCATGGACCCAGACACTGATGGTGCTCTGGATCTAACTTCAGGAAATTTTGGTAGAAAGATCATCAAAGAAGAACCAGGCCTTCATTTTACAAATGGAGATTATG GTAGGAGCAGTATCCCAGCCTCTTTTGTCAGAGGTCCACCAACGCTCATAAAAGTAGAAGTGTCTGCAGAGCGTCCCATGGGCTCGGCACACTTCATTGGTCCGTCGGCTGCATCATCTGGGATGACGTCCCTTTTGGTACCTCCCCGTCGTACCGCAAAGCAGCACATCTGTCACACGTGTGGGAAGAATTTTTCCTCTGCAAGTGCCCTTCAGATCCATGAAAGAACACACACTGGTGAAAAGCCATTTGCTTGCACGATATGTGGGAGGGCATTTACAACGAAAGGGAACCTAAAG GTCCATGTTGGAACCCATATGTGGAACAATTCAGCCAGACGTGGAAGGAGACTGTCCATCGACGGTCCCATAGCGCTTTTGGGGAGCGATTCCAAGAAACCACCTGATATGTTTCCAAAAGATATGGTGCCTCCCCCTGTGAACATGGATCCCACAGTATGGAACCAGTATGCAGCAGTTCTTAGCAATGGGCTGGCTATGAAGACTAACGAAATTTCGGTAATCCAGAGTGGTGGCATTCCGCCTTTGCCTGTCAGTATCGGTGGAGGCTCTTTAGTGAGCACAGGCCCAGTCTCTAAGCTAGATGGCTCCCAGTCTGGAATAAGTCAGGCAATCTCCGAAATGGAAAACCCTGGTACAGAAAATGCACCAAAGCACCAATTTCCTCATTATATGGAAGAAAAAAACATTGCTGTCAACTAA